The following are encoded in a window of Bradyrhizobium guangdongense genomic DNA:
- a CDS encoding NAD(P)-dependent oxidoreductase — protein MKIAVAGASGRAGSEITKELSRRGHAVTAIARNPEKIAALPNVTPIRGDVLDQAGLAKLWAGHDVAVSSVHFLASDPHKLIGAAKDSKVGRYLVVGGAGSLEVAPGVKLVTTPGFPAQYKAEAEAGSAFLDLLRQEKDLNWTFLSPSALFVEEARTGKFRLGTDQLLADANGKSWISFADYAIALADEIEKPAHSRQRFTVGY, from the coding sequence ATGAAAATCGCAGTCGCCGGTGCCTCGGGTCGAGCCGGTTCGGAGATCACCAAGGAACTGTCCCGCCGCGGCCATGCGGTGACCGCCATTGCCCGGAACCCTGAGAAGATCGCGGCACTGCCGAACGTCACGCCGATCAGGGGCGACGTGCTCGACCAAGCGGGTCTTGCCAAGCTGTGGGCCGGGCACGACGTGGCCGTCAGTTCCGTGCACTTCCTGGCGAGCGACCCGCATAAGCTGATCGGCGCCGCCAAGGATTCGAAGGTTGGGCGTTATCTGGTGGTCGGCGGCGCCGGCAGTCTCGAGGTCGCTCCCGGCGTCAAACTGGTCACAACTCCCGGTTTTCCGGCCCAATATAAGGCCGAGGCAGAGGCGGGCTCTGCCTTCCTCGATTTGTTGCGGCAGGAAAAGGACCTGAACTGGACCTTCCTCTCGCCCTCGGCGCTGTTCGTCGAGGAAGCGCGGACGGGCAAGTTCCGGCTCGGCACGGACCAGCTTCTCGCAGATGCGAACGGTAAGAGCTGGATCAGCTTTGCGGACTACGCCATTGCACTCGCCGACGAGATCGAGAAGCCGGCCCACTCAAGGCAGCGCTTCACGGTCGGCTACTAG
- the dksA gene encoding RNA polymerase-binding protein DksA, whose product MNDRQKEYFRMKLLAWKDEILKESKLTLQALQEENVNHPDLADRASSETDRAIELRARDRQRKLIAKIDAALQRIEDNTYGYCEDTGEPISLKRLEARPIATLSVEAQERHEKREKVYRDE is encoded by the coding sequence ATGAACGACCGGCAGAAGGAGTACTTCCGTATGAAGCTCCTTGCCTGGAAGGATGAGATCCTCAAAGAGTCCAAGCTCACCCTGCAAGCGTTGCAGGAGGAGAACGTGAACCACCCCGATCTTGCCGATCGGGCATCGTCCGAAACCGACCGTGCCATCGAACTCCGCGCCCGAGACCGCCAGCGCAAGTTGATCGCCAAGATCGACGCCGCGCTCCAGCGCATCGAGGACAACACCTACGGGTATTGCGAGGACACTGGCGAGCCGATCTCGTTGAAACGGCTCGAAGCCCGGCCCATCGCGACGCTCTCGGTGGAAGCGCAGGAGCGCCACGAGAAACGCGAGAAGGTCTATCGCGACGAATAA
- a CDS encoding winged helix-turn-helix transcriptional regulator — MKPNVYAAECPTRQILDRVGDKWAVLILLLLREEPMRFNQLRRTIEGISQKMLSQVLKSLERDGLLKRRAIATVPVTVEYSITQLGLTLAAAVDPLRDWAEENLKDVLAAQRRYDTQQKEEAA; from the coding sequence ATGAAGCCGAACGTCTATGCCGCCGAATGCCCAACGCGCCAGATCCTCGACCGGGTCGGAGACAAATGGGCCGTGCTGATCCTGTTGCTGTTGCGCGAGGAGCCGATGCGTTTCAATCAGTTGCGCCGCACGATTGAAGGCATTTCGCAGAAGATGCTGAGCCAGGTTCTCAAGTCGCTCGAACGCGACGGCCTGCTCAAGCGCCGCGCCATCGCCACAGTCCCGGTGACGGTCGAATATTCGATCACGCAGCTCGGCCTGACACTTGCCGCCGCGGTCGATCCGCTACGCGATTGGGCCGAGGAGAATCTGAAGGACGTGCTCGCCGCCCAGCGCCGCTACGATACGCAACAGAAGGAGGAAGCGGCGTAG
- a CDS encoding flagellar assembly protein FliX, which translates to MRIYGPNGTTLGTPASQARRTSSGTFVLPDTSSAQETRSAAAPKATANIDGLLALQGIEEDPVERRKRSVARGKTALDVLDDLKMGLLSGNLDASTVMRLRDAAANLKSSSGDPGLDSVLSEIELRVEVELAKAGQG; encoded by the coding sequence ATGCGCATCTACGGACCGAATGGCACCACGCTTGGGACGCCGGCCAGCCAGGCCAGGCGAACGAGCTCCGGCACCTTCGTGCTGCCGGACACCTCGTCGGCGCAGGAGACGCGCAGCGCTGCCGCACCGAAAGCCACCGCCAACATCGACGGGCTGCTCGCGCTGCAGGGCATCGAGGAAGATCCGGTCGAGCGCCGCAAGCGCTCGGTCGCCCGCGGCAAGACCGCGCTCGACGTGCTCGACGATCTCAAGATGGGACTTCTCTCCGGCAATCTCGATGCATCGACGGTAATGCGGCTGCGCGATGCGGCTGCGAACCTGAAATCATCCTCGGGCGATCCCGGTCTGGATTCCGTACTGTCCGAGATCGAGCTGCGCGTCGAGGTCGAGCTGGCGAAGGCCGGGCAGGGCTAA